The following coding sequences are from one Tolumonas lignilytica window:
- the pspC gene encoding envelope stress response membrane protein PspC, with protein sequence MKRCHNQLYRSSNQAWLAGVCAGVAECYGQPVWLIRILMVTLFVFSGSLAALVYLAGAFLLEKRPTQLPPSADRRPKFGYGEDAAQRAKQLSERMQQLDQRLQAMERYVTSSRYRFDKEFNKL encoded by the coding sequence ATGAAACGATGTCACAATCAACTTTACCGCAGCAGTAATCAGGCCTGGCTGGCCGGAGTCTGTGCCGGTGTTGCAGAATGTTATGGGCAGCCGGTCTGGCTGATCCGCATTCTGATGGTCACCCTGTTTGTCTTCAGCGGTAGCCTCGCGGCGCTGGTTTATCTGGCGGGCGCGTTCCTGCTGGAAAAAAGGCCAACCCAACTGCCACCCTCTGCTGACAGACGCCCCAAATTTGGTTATGGGGAAGATGCCGCACAGCGGGCCAAACAGCTCAGTGAACGCATGCAGCAACTGGATCAACGGTTGCAGGCGATGGAGCGTTATGTGACCTCCAGCCGTTACCGCTTCGATAAAGAATTTAATAAATTATAG
- the pspB gene encoding envelope stress response membrane protein PspB: MGIFFVPTIVFMVVVAPIWLILHYWTQSRMNRGLSGEERQQLEDALALAQKLEQRIVTLETILDVQQPDWRHYDDDRHHHT, encoded by the coding sequence ATGGGGATATTCTTTGTGCCCACGATCGTGTTTATGGTCGTGGTGGCACCAATCTGGTTGATCTTGCATTACTGGACCCAATCCCGTATGAACCGGGGCTTGTCTGGTGAAGAACGGCAACAGTTGGAAGATGCACTGGCATTAGCTCAAAAGCTGGAACAGCGTATCGTCACACTGGAAACGATCCTTGATGTGCAGCAGCCCGACTGGCGTCATTACGATGACGATCGGCATCATCACACCTAA
- a CDS encoding putative bifunctional diguanylate cyclase/phosphodiesterase, whose product MAKPCDIDEDWSSRKERIIGLGERSFHKSYYPQLRQNLDRLERFHTLLDSTSDFVIMVSLPDGIITDANATLERLMGQSVDKLIGTSFEALNLGDATHILDVLRQEMTVHDDSDVMNTHSMEIEFTQNDELIWLEFSYGMATLDGQHYGVMVGRDVTERKRNHETLAALYLEKEAMLDNAVVGIAMVRYRRFISCNRRFEELFGYKSGEAIGQSTRIMYESDDAFMSLGEEAYGSMLNDQHFRTVQKLLRMDGSPFWCEMTGNALDQSHPNEGSVWMLTDVTERKQAEERALYLSYHDALTGLPNQLLLQDRVQQAIMFSARTGTHVALLVVDLDRFKTINDILGHHMGNRLLVEVGKRLNSLLQGTDTVCRQGGDEFILLLTDLPELEAVGVFLRELIAHFAESFQIDGHTLTTSISVGAAIYPEDGADFETLLKKADMAMYWAKDAGRNTYRFFSEDMNSESLDLLMLHAGLRQALASGQFVLHYQPQINIATGALIGAEALIRWNHPELGLVSPGRFIPVAEETGLIVEIGDWVLHEACRTAAKWREAGMFEPVVAVNLSALQFKRGDIESSVVQALTASGIEPAMLELELTESILLKDTEHVLATVQRLKQMGIKLSIDDFGTGYSSLSYLKRFRVDKLKIDQSFIRELAFNAEDAAIVRAIIQMARSLGLSTIAEGVESQRVLELLRLYHCDEVQGYFISRPMPADAFMAFLTDSLIRQKTQ is encoded by the coding sequence ATGGCGAAGCCATGTGATATCGATGAGGACTGGAGTTCGCGAAAAGAACGGATCATCGGGCTAGGTGAACGTTCGTTTCATAAAAGCTATTACCCGCAATTACGGCAGAATCTGGATCGATTAGAACGGTTTCATACCTTGCTCGATAGCACGTCGGATTTTGTCATTATGGTTTCATTGCCTGATGGGATCATTACGGATGCCAATGCCACGCTGGAGCGTCTGATGGGGCAGTCAGTCGACAAACTGATCGGTACCTCCTTTGAAGCACTTAATCTTGGTGATGCCACACACATACTGGACGTGCTGCGTCAGGAAATGACGGTTCATGATGATAGCGATGTAATGAACACGCATTCCATGGAGATTGAATTCACTCAGAATGACGAGCTGATTTGGCTGGAATTTTCCTATGGCATGGCCACTCTCGATGGTCAGCATTATGGCGTGATGGTGGGGCGTGATGTCACTGAACGTAAGCGGAACCACGAAACGTTGGCGGCATTATATCTGGAAAAAGAGGCGATGCTGGATAACGCCGTCGTTGGGATTGCGATGGTGCGGTATCGCCGGTTTATTTCCTGCAACCGGCGTTTTGAGGAGTTATTCGGTTATAAATCCGGCGAAGCCATTGGCCAGTCCACGCGCATCATGTACGAGTCCGATGACGCTTTTATGTCGCTGGGTGAAGAAGCTTATGGTTCCATGCTGAACGACCAGCATTTTAGAACAGTGCAAAAGCTGCTCCGTATGGATGGCAGTCCATTCTGGTGTGAAATGACGGGCAATGCGTTGGATCAGTCTCATCCAAACGAGGGCAGTGTCTGGATGCTGACGGATGTGACAGAGCGTAAACAGGCAGAGGAACGAGCCCTTTATCTTTCTTATCATGACGCATTAACAGGGTTGCCTAATCAATTACTGCTACAAGACCGTGTGCAACAAGCGATCATGTTTTCCGCACGTACCGGCACTCATGTGGCCTTGCTGGTGGTGGATCTGGATCGATTTAAAACCATTAATGATATTCTCGGTCACCACATGGGAAACCGTTTGCTGGTTGAAGTCGGCAAGCGACTTAACTCACTGTTACAGGGAACGGACACCGTCTGTCGGCAGGGGGGCGATGAGTTTATTCTTTTGCTAACAGATTTGCCCGAGCTTGAAGCGGTAGGCGTTTTCCTGCGGGAATTAATTGCACATTTTGCCGAATCATTTCAAATCGATGGTCATACGCTAACGACATCGATCTCAGTTGGCGCAGCCATTTATCCAGAAGACGGTGCTGATTTTGAGACACTGCTAAAAAAAGCCGATATGGCCATGTATTGGGCTAAAGATGCTGGCCGGAATACCTATCGTTTTTTCAGTGAAGACATGAACAGTGAATCACTTGATTTGCTCATGCTTCACGCGGGCCTGCGACAAGCCCTCGCAAGCGGGCAGTTTGTGCTGCACTATCAACCCCAGATCAACATTGCGACGGGGGCGTTGATTGGCGCAGAAGCGCTGATTCGCTGGAATCATCCAGAGCTGGGTCTGGTATCGCCGGGGCGCTTCATTCCCGTAGCGGAAGAAACCGGCTTGATCGTCGAAATTGGTGACTGGGTGTTGCACGAAGCCTGCCGTACCGCTGCAAAATGGCGGGAGGCTGGCATGTTTGAACCTGTTGTGGCCGTTAACTTATCGGCATTGCAATTTAAACGCGGTGATATTGAATCTTCCGTCGTTCAGGCGCTGACGGCATCGGGTATCGAACCGGCGATGCTTGAACTGGAACTCACCGAATCAATTTTGTTGAAAGATACGGAACATGTATTAGCCACTGTACAACGGCTTAAACAAATGGGGATCAAATTATCGATAGATGACTTTGGTACGGGCTATTCCAGCCTCTCTTATCTCAAGCGTTTCAGAGTCGATAAACTTAAAATTGATCAGTCATTTATCCGTGAACTGGCGTTCAATGCCGAAGATGCGGCGATTGTTCGAGCCATCATTCAGATGGCCCGTAGCCTTGGGCTAAGCACCATTGCGGAGGGTGTTGAATCTCAGCGTGTCCTTGAACTGCTGCGTCTTTATCATTGCGACGAGGTGCAGGGCTATTTTATCAGTCGCCCGATGCCAGCCGACGCATTCATGGCGTTTCTTACCGACAGTTTGATTCGTCAGAAAACGCAGTAA
- a CDS encoding YecH family metal-binding protein: MSQSVHGHDVMHMMLELGGQFTRESLKSAIETHFGAETRFHTCSAEDMTAEQLIDFLQAKGKFVASDSGFNTREEHICQH; this comes from the coding sequence ATGAGTCAGTCTGTACACGGCCATGATGTGATGCACATGATGCTGGAATTGGGCGGTCAATTTACTCGCGAAAGTCTGAAATCTGCCATTGAAACCCACTTCGGCGCGGAAACCCGTTTTCATACCTGCAGTGCCGAAGATATGACGGCTGAGCAGTTGATTGATTTTCTGCAAGCCAAGGGAAAATTTGTGGCCAGCGACAGCGGCTTTAATACCCGTGAAGAACATATCTGCCAGCATTAA
- the pspA gene encoding phage shock protein PspA, with product MGIFSRFSDIINSNLTALLDRAEDPAKMVRMMIQEMEETLVEVRTSSARVLADRKEQERRLQRLQDDVSDWEHKARLAISKGREDLARAALAEKQAVEETLQLAERELKVIEEQLTVLHEEISQLQQKLDDAKAKQQSLLAREKTSRARMDIRRSSNREKLEEAFRKFDAYERKMDNLEAQVEAQDLGRSKNLHDEFAELTRNDKVESELEALKASMAKRSEN from the coding sequence ATGGGTATCTTTTCTCGTTTCAGTGACATCATTAATTCCAACCTGACCGCCCTGCTCGATCGGGCCGAAGACCCGGCCAAAATGGTGCGCATGATGATTCAGGAGATGGAAGAAACGCTGGTAGAGGTCCGTACCAGTTCCGCCCGTGTGCTGGCCGATCGCAAAGAGCAAGAGCGTCGCTTGCAGCGTTTACAAGATGATGTCAGCGACTGGGAACATAAAGCCCGGCTCGCCATCAGCAAAGGCCGTGAAGATTTGGCTCGTGCCGCGCTGGCGGAGAAACAGGCCGTGGAAGAAACATTGCAATTAGCCGAACGTGAGCTAAAAGTGATAGAAGAACAACTGACCGTGCTGCATGAAGAAATCAGTCAGTTACAACAAAAACTGGATGATGCCAAAGCGAAACAGCAGTCGTTGTTGGCTCGGGAAAAAACCAGCCGTGCTCGCATGGATATTCGACGCAGCAGCAACCGTGAAAAACTGGAAGAGGCATTCCGTAAATTCGATGCCTATGAGCGTAAGATGGATAATCTGGAAGCTCAGGTCGAAGCACAGGATCTCGGACGCAGCAAAAACTTGCACGACGAATTTGCTGAGTTGACTCGCAACGACAAAGTCGAATCCGAACTGGAAGCCCTAAAAGCCAGCATGGCTAAAAGGAGTGAAAATTGA
- a CDS encoding acyloxyacyl hydrolase yields the protein MSVTSVSPSQTIKPLLAGCLLLLSQLSHATDLSLALGHSANNTTTYRAALQFPWQQSWLNSDAGALSGYWAAGYTYWESKHTVNTHSLSASPVLVWEFATPDFAIRPFIEAGIGIAAFSRNKVENRQLGSCVNFEDRFGLGVRVYQRHVIGIQALHYSNAGLGVHNAGIESYNIYYRFSF from the coding sequence ATGTCGGTCACTTCTGTCTCTCCATCCCAAACCATTAAACCATTATTAGCTGGCTGTCTTTTACTGTTAAGCCAACTGAGCCATGCCACAGACCTCTCTCTGGCACTGGGTCATTCCGCGAATAACACCACGACCTATCGCGCGGCCCTGCAATTTCCCTGGCAACAAAGCTGGTTAAATTCAGATGCGGGCGCGTTAAGTGGTTATTGGGCTGCAGGCTATACCTACTGGGAAAGCAAACACACGGTGAATACCCATAGCTTATCGGCCTCTCCCGTTTTGGTGTGGGAATTCGCCACACCCGACTTTGCAATACGGCCTTTTATCGAGGCAGGGATTGGTATTGCCGCTTTTAGCCGAAACAAAGTGGAAAACCGGCAACTCGGTTCGTGTGTGAATTTTGAAGATCGATTTGGTCTCGGAGTACGTGTTTACCAGCGTCATGTCATAGGAATACAAGCGTTACATTACTCAAACGCAGGGCTGGGCGTCCATAATGCGGGGATCGAATCGTATAATATCTACTATCGTTTTAGCTTCTGA
- the pspF gene encoding phage shock protein operon transcriptional activator, whose translation MATPKQQVIGSSELWHQVLQQASQVAPLNRPVLLVGERGTGKELIAERLHYLSHRWQQPYLQVNCAAMTENLLESELFGHETGAFTGATRSRSGLFERADGGTLFLDELATASLPVQEKLLRVIEYGRFERVGGSKTLQVDVRVVAACNEDLPTLVEQGRFRGDLLDRLAFDVLNLPPLRYRKEDIAELAEHFALRMCLELGYDFFSGFSPQAMLQLLNYDWPGNVRELKNVVERSIYRHAKPEHPVDEMVLDPFVSPWRHPAGGAAPAASVSEHNPLAWAPPVFTGDLKSTLANLEQQLIRQTLEQQHFHQRRTAQALGLSYDQLRAALRKYPHLLQH comes from the coding sequence ATGGCCACACCAAAACAGCAAGTCATCGGCAGTTCTGAACTCTGGCATCAGGTGTTACAACAGGCTTCACAGGTTGCGCCACTGAACCGTCCGGTGTTGCTGGTGGGCGAACGCGGCACGGGCAAGGAGCTGATCGCAGAACGGTTGCACTATCTGTCGCATCGCTGGCAGCAACCTTATCTACAGGTGAACTGCGCGGCTATGACCGAAAATCTGCTCGAATCCGAGCTGTTTGGCCATGAAACAGGTGCCTTTACCGGAGCAACGCGCAGTCGGTCCGGATTATTTGAACGTGCCGATGGTGGCACCTTGTTTCTCGATGAACTGGCAACGGCCAGTTTGCCGGTGCAGGAAAAACTGTTGCGCGTGATTGAATATGGTCGTTTTGAACGGGTGGGGGGCAGTAAAACCCTACAGGTCGATGTGCGAGTCGTTGCCGCTTGTAATGAAGACCTGCCAACCTTGGTTGAACAGGGGCGTTTTCGCGGTGATTTATTAGATCGGCTGGCGTTTGATGTATTAAATCTGCCGCCACTGCGTTATCGCAAAGAGGATATTGCCGAATTGGCCGAACACTTTGCCCTGCGGATGTGTCTGGAACTGGGCTATGATTTTTTCTCCGGTTTTTCACCTCAGGCGATGCTGCAGTTGCTGAACTATGACTGGCCGGGAAATGTCCGTGAACTGAAGAATGTGGTCGAGCGAAGTATTTATCGCCACGCAAAACCGGAACATCCGGTCGACGAGATGGTATTGGATCCTTTTGTCAGCCCCTGGCGCCATCCGGCAGGAGGCGCTGCACCGGCAGCCTCTGTCTCAGAACATAATCCCTTAGCATGGGCACCTCCAGTTTTTACCGGCGATCTGAAAAGTACACTGGCCAATCTGGAACAACAGCTGATCCGTCAGACATTAGAACAACAACATTTTCATCAACGACGTACAGCGCAGGCGTTAGGTTTAAGTTATGACCAGTTACGTGCGGCGTTGCGTAAATATCCGCATCTACTACAACATTGA
- the wrbA gene encoding NAD(P)H:quinone oxidoreductase, which translates to MTKLLVLYYSMYGHIETMANSVVEGAREVEGVEVTLKRVPETMDPAIFASAGGKASQVPVATPAELADYDAIIFGVPTRFGNMAGQMRTFLDQTGGLWAKGALFGKVASVFSSTGVGGGQEMTITSTWTTLAHHGMVIVPIGYGASELFDISHVGGGTPYGATTIAGGDGSRQPDARELAIARFQGKHVATVAAKLKG; encoded by the coding sequence ATGACCAAGTTGCTTGTACTGTATTATTCCATGTATGGCCATATTGAAACGATGGCCAATAGTGTGGTCGAAGGCGCTCGCGAAGTCGAAGGTGTCGAAGTCACACTGAAACGGGTGCCTGAAACAATGGATCCGGCTATATTTGCCTCGGCCGGTGGGAAAGCAAGCCAAGTCCCCGTCGCCACGCCTGCAGAGCTGGCAGATTATGATGCCATTATCTTTGGGGTACCGACCCGCTTTGGCAACATGGCCGGACAAATGCGGACGTTCCTCGATCAAACCGGTGGTTTATGGGCCAAAGGGGCCCTGTTTGGCAAAGTCGCCAGTGTATTCAGTTCTACCGGTGTCGGCGGTGGTCAGGAGATGACCATTACTTCCACCTGGACGACGCTGGCCCATCACGGCATGGTGATTGTCCCGATTGGTTATGGTGCCAGTGAGCTTTTCGATATCAGCCATGTAGGCGGCGGTACACCTTATGGTGCCACTACCATCGCCGGTGGAGATGGTTCACGGCAACCCGATGCCCGTGAACTGGCGATTGCCCGTTTTCAGGGTAAACATGTCGCCACCGTCGCGGCAAAACTAAAAGGCTAA
- a CDS encoding methyl-accepting chemotaxis protein has protein sequence MQLRSIQTKIALIGGICLLATAGSLVGYSAYSGAITQKLIGSKGSALVQDTALDAVKNLGSTYAGEIRAQFDVALDSARTMADTFAVSKMATEQSGGLALGRDQVNAILLNVLKKNPDFNGTYSCWEPNAIDGNDAGFKTGTNGNNAQTGRFTPYWTRSADGKIAVQPLVEYDTNATHPNGVLKGGWYIGPRETHNESVLGPLPYVVQGKQVWLATLSVPILVDNKFYGVAGADYDLEFVQKISQKVSQELYQGKGEVAIVADNGLLVAESKHADLIGQSFKKVMDGDWEAALQAIKAGQVLARIDPDSNMVEVFAPITLGRTGKPWSVMLRVNRDVVLAKNHQLESEMQTLSTQSLWKLLGVGGVISLLALIALSFAARSLAMPIRKAANLAKVIQKGDLSQRLSHKADDEVGQLSEALDNMANSLQEQVHLAEQISQGDLSVNVRLASEQDQLGLALQRMVQNLNALVADLQRGTGMISNNADQVSGLSQNLASGATESASAITEISATMTQMAAQTRQSSDNASRASHLSMASEQSAEGGNQLMEELMVAMQEIERSGRDITNIIKAIDEIATQTNLLALNAAIEAARAGQHGRGFAVVADEVRNLAARSAEAAKRTAALINESSQRTVKGMELADKTAKALGDIVTGAAEVSSLVADIASAASEQASGIEQVSLGIGQIDEITHQNSASSEQCSAAANELTAQASQLNQLISKFKVKRSR, from the coding sequence ATGCAGTTACGTTCAATACAGACCAAAATTGCGCTTATCGGTGGTATTTGCTTGTTGGCAACCGCGGGGTCTCTGGTGGGATACAGTGCTTATTCCGGAGCCATAACACAGAAACTGATTGGCTCGAAGGGTAGCGCCTTAGTGCAGGACACCGCGCTGGATGCGGTGAAGAATCTGGGCAGTACATATGCTGGCGAGATCCGGGCTCAATTTGACGTTGCACTGGATTCAGCCAGAACGATGGCCGATACCTTTGCGGTCTCAAAAATGGCCACCGAACAAAGTGGAGGTCTCGCACTGGGTCGCGATCAGGTCAATGCGATTTTGTTAAATGTGCTGAAGAAAAACCCTGATTTTAACGGCACCTATTCCTGCTGGGAACCCAATGCCATTGATGGCAACGATGCTGGTTTTAAAACGGGAACCAACGGCAATAATGCACAGACCGGACGGTTTACGCCGTATTGGACGCGTAGCGCCGACGGCAAGATTGCCGTCCAACCGCTGGTGGAATATGACACCAATGCCACGCATCCGAACGGGGTGTTAAAAGGGGGCTGGTATATCGGCCCGCGCGAGACACACAACGAAAGCGTGTTAGGCCCACTGCCTTATGTAGTGCAGGGTAAGCAGGTATGGCTGGCAACCCTGTCGGTACCGATTCTGGTGGATAACAAATTTTATGGTGTGGCGGGTGCCGATTACGATCTGGAGTTTGTACAAAAAATTAGCCAGAAAGTCAGCCAAGAGTTGTATCAGGGGAAGGGTGAAGTTGCCATCGTAGCGGATAATGGTTTGCTGGTTGCAGAAAGCAAACATGCCGATCTGATCGGACAGTCTTTTAAAAAGGTGATGGATGGTGACTGGGAAGCGGCGTTGCAGGCGATCAAAGCAGGTCAGGTGCTCGCTCGTATTGACCCAGACTCCAATATGGTGGAAGTGTTTGCACCGATAACTTTAGGGCGTACCGGAAAACCTTGGTCGGTAATGCTGAGAGTTAACCGGGATGTGGTACTGGCTAAAAACCATCAGCTTGAGAGCGAAATGCAGACACTGAGCACCCAATCTCTATGGAAACTGCTGGGAGTGGGGGGCGTCATTTCTCTTTTGGCACTGATAGCACTGAGTTTTGCGGCCCGTTCTCTGGCCATGCCGATCCGTAAGGCAGCCAATCTGGCGAAAGTGATTCAAAAGGGCGATCTGTCACAGCGGTTATCTCACAAGGCGGACGATGAAGTAGGTCAGTTGTCAGAGGCATTAGACAATATGGCTAACAGTCTGCAAGAACAGGTACATTTGGCCGAGCAAATCTCGCAAGGCGATCTGTCTGTCAATGTGCGTTTAGCCTCCGAGCAGGATCAACTGGGGTTGGCGTTGCAACGCATGGTACAAAACCTGAATGCGCTGGTTGCTGATTTGCAGCGGGGAACCGGAATGATCAGCAATAATGCCGATCAGGTTTCTGGGCTCAGTCAGAATCTGGCCAGTGGTGCGACAGAATCGGCATCGGCGATCACTGAAATCAGTGCCACCATGACACAAATGGCTGCGCAAACCCGGCAGAGTTCTGACAATGCGTCTCGGGCCAGCCACTTATCGATGGCATCAGAGCAATCGGCTGAAGGCGGAAATCAATTGATGGAAGAGTTGATGGTCGCCATGCAGGAGATTGAGCGTTCTGGCCGCGATATCACCAACATCATCAAAGCCATTGATGAAATAGCGACGCAAACCAACCTGTTGGCGCTGAATGCGGCGATCGAAGCGGCGCGCGCGGGGCAGCATGGACGCGGTTTTGCGGTTGTAGCCGACGAGGTACGCAATCTGGCGGCACGCAGTGCAGAGGCGGCTAAGCGGACAGCAGCATTAATCAACGAATCCAGTCAGCGTACTGTCAAGGGGATGGAGCTGGCGGATAAAACAGCGAAGGCTCTCGGAGACATAGTGACCGGGGCAGCCGAAGTTTCCTCCTTGGTAGCGGATATCGCATCAGCTGCCAGTGAACAAGCCTCCGGGATTGAGCAGGTCAGTCTGGGCATTGGGCAGATTGATGAAATTACACATCAAAACAGTGCCAGTTCGGAGCAGTGTTCGGCTGCCGCGAACGAGTTAACTGCGCAAGCGTCACAGCTGAACCAACTGATCAGCAAATTCAAAGTCAAACGCTCACGTTAA
- a CDS encoding alpha/beta hydrolase — protein sequence MSPAQAGLLRERLQERFAERHAATAENTTENDEFADTSVTSNSLPAGVRVIRNLAYGADAKQQLDVYLPTHPLTNAPVIFMVHGGAWRTGDKAMSNVVDNKIARWVPEGIVFISINYRLLPQADPLLQAQDVATALAYAQQHAAQWGADAHQFVLMGHSAGAHLVSLLAADPTLATRQGAQPWLGTVSLDSAAYDIPRIMAAKHYRFYDKAFGSDPAYWQAASPLQQLKLQHTAFLAICSTQRPDKPCDQARDFVTQAKSLQITASLQPEPLTHKEINQQLGLNNAYTQQVETFLAGLSQPLCQRIVPDKATQCSRN from the coding sequence ATGTCACCCGCACAAGCCGGTTTACTGCGGGAACGCTTACAAGAGCGATTCGCCGAACGGCACGCGGCAACCGCAGAGAATACAACGGAAAATGATGAATTTGCTGACACCAGCGTGACATCAAATTCGTTACCCGCGGGTGTTCGGGTGATACGTAATCTGGCTTATGGTGCGGATGCCAAACAACAGCTCGATGTTTATTTACCGACACATCCACTCACCAACGCTCCCGTCATTTTTATGGTGCATGGCGGCGCCTGGCGTACGGGCGATAAAGCGATGAGTAACGTGGTGGATAATAAAATCGCCCGTTGGGTGCCTGAGGGTATTGTTTTTATCTCTATCAATTATCGCTTATTACCTCAGGCTGACCCGTTATTACAGGCACAGGATGTCGCAACCGCCCTCGCCTATGCACAACAACATGCCGCGCAATGGGGGGCTGATGCACACCAGTTTGTTTTGATGGGTCATTCTGCCGGCGCCCATCTGGTTAGCTTGCTGGCCGCCGATCCGACACTCGCCACACGGCAAGGTGCGCAGCCTTGGTTAGGCACCGTTTCACTCGACAGCGCGGCGTATGATATACCTCGGATCATGGCAGCCAAACATTACCGGTTCTATGATAAGGCCTTTGGCTCTGATCCGGCGTATTGGCAAGCAGCATCCCCGTTGCAGCAACTCAAATTGCAACACACCGCCTTTCTAGCGATCTGTTCAACCCAACGCCCCGACAAACCCTGCGATCAAGCCCGTGATTTTGTCACGCAGGCCAAAAGCCTACAGATAACGGCATCATTACAACCGGAACCACTCACTCACAAAGAGATCAATCAACAACTCGGGCTGAATAATGCTTATACCCAACAGGTAGAAACCTTTCTTGCCGGATTAAGTCAGCCCTTGTGTCAGCGTATTGTTCCAGATAAAGCAACCCAGTGTTCCCGAAATTGA